Proteins encoded by one window of Vicia villosa cultivar HV-30 ecotype Madison, WI unplaced genomic scaffold, Vvil1.0 ctg.001812F_1_1, whole genome shotgun sequence:
- the LOC131636713 gene encoding T-complex protein 1 subunit beta gives MAIDRIFKDEASEEKGERARMSSFVGAMAIADLVKTTLGPKGMDKILQSTGRGREVTVTNDGATILKSLHIDNPAAKVLVDISKVQDDEVGDGTTSVVVLAGELLREAEKLVAAKIHPMTIIAGFRMAAECARDTLVAKVVDNKGDAEKFRADLMNIARTTLSSKILSQDKEHFAKLAVDAVMRLKGSTNLESIQIIKKPGGSLIDSFLDEGFILDKKIGIGQPKRIENAKILVANTAMDTDKVKIYGARVRVDSMAKVAEIEGAEKEKMKEKVNKIINHGINCFVNRQLIYNFPEELFADAGILAIEHADFDGIERLALVTGGDIASTFDNPESVKLGHCDLIEEIMIGEDKLIKFSGVAMGQACTIVLRGASHHVLDEAERSLHDALCVLSQTVNDSRVLLGGGWPEMVMAQEVDALARKTPGKKSLAMEAFSRALLAIPTTIADNAGLDSAELISQLRAEHQNEGCNSGIDVISGSVGDMSERGICEAFKVKQAVLLSATEAAEMILRVDEIITCAPRRREDRM, from the exons ATGGCG ATCGATAGAATCTTCAAAGATGAAGCAAGTGAAGAAAAAGGAGAACGCGCAAGAATG TCATCTTTTGTTGGTGCCATGGCTATTGCTGATTTGGTTAAGACTACGTTAGGGCCAAAGGGAATg GATAAGATTTTGCAGTCGACTGGCAGAGGCCGTGAAGTTACAGTTACTAACGACGGTGCTACGATCTTGAAGTCCCTTCATATTGATAACCCAGCTGCTAAAGTTCTTGTTG ATATTTCAAAAGTTCAAGATGATGAAGTTGGCGATGGAACAACCTCTGTTGTTGTTTTGGCTGGGGAACTTTTGAGGGAGGCAGAAAAGCTGGTTGCTGCTAAAATTCATCCAATGACTATAATAGCAG GTTTCCGAATGGCGGCTGAGTGTGCTCGTGATACATTGGTTGCGAAGGTTGTGGACAACAAAGGAGATGCTG AGAAATTCAGGGCAGACTTGATGAACATTGCCAGGACTACTTTGAGCTCCAAAATTCTCTCACAAGACAAGGAGCATTTTGCAAAGTTAGCTGTAGATGCTGTAATGAGACTAAAG GGAAGCACAAATTTAGAATCTATCCAGATTATAAAGAAGCCTGGAGGATCACTGATAGACTCATTTTTAGATGAAGG ATTTATTCTTGACAAGAAAATTGGGATTGGACAACCCAAACGCATAGAGAATGCCAAGATACTAGTTGCAAACACTGCAATGGACACAGACAAGGTGAAGATTTATGGAGCCCGTGTCCGTGTTGACTCTATGGCTAAAGTTGCTGAGATTGAAGGAGCTGagaaagagaaaatgaaagaaaaggtGAACAAGATAATAAATCATGGCATCAACTGTTTTGTTAATAGACAGTTGATATACAATTTTCCAGAGGAGCTCTTTGCTGATGCTGGAATATTGGCTATTGAGCATGCTGATTTTGATGGTATTGAGCGTCTGGCTCTGGTTACTGGTGGTGATATTGCTTCAACCTTTGACAATCCCGAGTCTGTTAAGCTAGGGCATTGTGACCTCATTGAAGAGATTATGATTGGTGAGGATAAATTGATTAAGTTTTCTGGTGTTGCAATGGGGCAGGCATGCACAATAGTTCTGAGAGGTGCCAG CCACCATGTTCTTGATGAAGCTGAGAGATCATTGCATGATGCCTTGTGTGTGCTATCTCAGACTGTCAATGACAGCAGGGTGTTGCTTGGAGGCGGATGGCCTGAAATGGTGATGGCACAGGAAGTGGATGCATTGGCTAGGAAAACTCCGGGTAAAAAGTCTCTCGCAATGGAGGCATTCTCCCGGGCACTCTTGGCTATCCCAACAACCATTGCTGATAATGCTGGTTTGGACAGTGCTGAGTTGATTTCTCAGCTCCGTGCAGAGCACCAGAATGAGGGATGTAATTCTGGAATTGATGTCATCTCTGGTTCT GTTGGAGACATGTCTGAAAGGGGCATTTGTGAAGCATTCAAAGTCAAGCAGGCTGTATTGCTATCTGCAACAGAGGCAGCTGAGATGATTCTTAGAGTTGATGAAATCATAACTTGTGCTCCAAGGAGGAGGGAAGACAGAATGTAA
- the LOC131636704 gene encoding auxin transporter-like protein 2: MLGQKQAEEAIVSSSSFNETDQQEGVLGKEEEQEQDHSFSVKNFLWHGGSVWDAWFSCASNQVAQVLLTLPYSFSQLGMLSGILLQIFYGILGSWTAYLISVLYVEYRSRKEKENVNFKNHVIQWFEVLDGLLGPVWKALGLAFNCTFLLFGSVIQLIACASNIYYINDNLDKRTWTYIFGACCATTVFIPSFHNYRIWSFLGLGMTTYTAWYLTIAAIVHGQAENVTHTGPKKLVLYFTGATNILYTFGGHAVTVEIMHAMWKPQKFKYIYLLATLYVFTLTIPSASAVYWAFGDELLNHSNAFSLLPKNGFRDGAVILMLIHQFITFGFACTPLYFVWEKVIGMHDTKSICLRALARLPVVIPIWFLAIIFPFFGPINSAVGALLVSFTVYIIPSAAHMLTYRKASARQNAAEKPPFFMPSWTAMYILNTFIVVWVLVVGFGFGGWASMTNFIRQIDTFGLFAKCYQCKPPPPLMAAAPPPHALHH; the protein is encoded by the exons ATGTTGGGTCAGAAACAAGCAGAGGAAGCAATAGTTAGTAGCAGCAGTTTCAATGAGACAGATCAACAAGAAGGAGTACTAGGAAAAGAAGAGGAACAAGAACAAGATCATTCATTCAGTGTCAAGAATTTTCTATGGCATGGTGGTTCTGTTTGGGATGCATGGTTCAGTTGTGCTTCTAATCAA GTGGCTCAAGTGTTGTTGACACTGCCATATTCCTTCTCCCAACTTGGGATGCTATCTGGGATCTTGCTTCAAATATTCTATGGAATTCTTGGAAGCTGGACTGCTTATCTTATCAGTGTTCTCTATGTTGAGTACCGAAgtagaaaagaaaaggaaaatgttAATTTCAAGAACCATGTTATTCAG TGGTTTGAAGTGCTAGATGGATTACTGGGTCCAGTTTGGAAAGCATTGGGGCTAGCTTTCAATTGTACTTTTCTTCTCTTTGGATCTGTGATTCAGCTTATAGCTTGTGCAAG CAATATCTACTACATAAATGACAACTTGGACAAAAGAACTTGGACTTATATATTTGGAGCATGTTGTGCTACAACTGTGTTCATTCCATCGTTTCATAATTACCGTATTTGGTCTTTCCTTGGACTTGGAATGACCACTTACACTGCTTGGTATCTCACTATAGCTGCTATTGTTCATGGACag GCAGAAAATGTGACACACACTGGTCCAAAAAAGCTAGTGCTATATTTCACTGGAGCAACCAATATACTATACACATTTGGTGGACATGCTGTCACAGT AGAAATTATGCACGCAATGTGGAAGCCACAAAAGTTCAAATACATATATTTGCTAGCAACTTTATATGTCTTCACCTTAACAATTCCATCAGCCTCTGCTGTTTACTGGGCATTTGGTGATGAACTTCTTAACCATTCCaatgctttctctcttctccccAAAAATGGATTTCGTGATGGTGCTGTTATTCTCATGCTCATTCATCAg TTCATCACATTTGGTTTTGCTTGTACTCCATTGTACTTTGTATGGGAGAAAGTAATTGGAATGCATGACACAAAAAGCATTTGTTTAAGAGCACTAGCAAGGTTACCAGTGGTGATACCTATTTGGTTTTTGGCCATTATTTTTCCTTTCTTTGGACCCATTAACTCTGCTGTTGGAGCTCTTCTTGTTAGCTTCACTGTCTACATCATTCCTTCGGCCGCTCATATGCTCACTTATCGAAAAGCCTCCGCGAGACAG AATGCTGCGGAAAAGCCTCCATTTTTCATGCCAAGTTGGACAGCAATGTATATTTTGAATACATTTATTGTGGTATGGGTTTTGGTGGTTGGATTTGGGTTTGGAGGATGGGCTAGTATGACAAACTTCATTAGACAAATTGACACATTTGGGCTTTTTGCAAAGTGCTACCAATGCAAGCCTCCACCACCACTAATGGCTGCAGCACCACCTCCTCATGCTCTTCATCATTGA